One genomic region from Tigriopus californicus strain San Diego chromosome 4, Tcal_SD_v2.1, whole genome shotgun sequence encodes:
- the LOC131879281 gene encoding uncharacterized protein LOC131879281, which translates to MVSGGMAAPAWSSTGRLGTTSPTPSSDSSTSGDSDGMVTPPWVGGCPEREAAPCALECQLLGGDDHPLWLRPHSLDLDDFTRFLRAARSPGGLNADLDLAQHYPRVAHWFQGLRSASEAQATAVLEHLVKLLGQAPGPEAALDATWAAVMAATCVDVDPPQHSPDVTPFPAGWTFIPRSNRWDFDRILLYAFRRLAKVPGFQPDLELKPGLSCLSWLQSLVRHLLVQHDPLPQTADLAEFFGVLTRIHPQALEPNSGALGAWFIYNNEGLDAHGLIRDILNAARQTRQVPKFVSKLIIAMLEHRAILKFPASQPLVLDELNAVIPKLPFGQILDIGRTFNYHYEHDMPALAAPEEPVHQALDDLMASFFKHIPVLDHQVPRPVLDKVVKMVHHTAKVMADFSLRCDHGLYRTPLAVVSLAVHLAHYREIPFPSLITAQNAEYVESRFSHQYPFLAQQMYSLVPGTKPRMGPKSWPFPAVMLSSLKSLPPGYQFSHIVNSIRSYLSMEHLPNFHGVFAEDARLQSALLMAIIIDMADKLDVDETCSNVLRPLVRGNFRLLLDFEDPNHPELLKAISKSFGFLAQSLFADVSNPNLDYHYFKVPLTVMKELDLRNLHPTMKSLAFIVNYLLAATSCYHEATISTIVNLRLICDVFTTPFDGFNQADGFALLWECSKFKMLGLELETPIWDNFARIVKLYISRIHLYAVKFPGTLGLIKKCWASVHSEGDYRQHRVFAIFMDEIAKPILHGDATHPEKVGICRDLFEEGKDKLFELLKVALKERQNTLLLQIASTLLGVHAKLNDTSIHRQDKSKILNIILRWSLADQQTPMPTRLLTTLFKNLTFYRDIFPSQLDKNVFRKLALMQVNVWSEGFCVCKKEAFPHFAEIAQCYFENVPAEDCILKDLTSNASCCYTMKFWRCFLRARKSKGVTDLGRPILEDHLLNLYKKALAWSPQREVIQHLVFLYEDISKADEPMVGSHLEANFLHLVGNSHYTEKFSSYWLEINQVLSNFVQRRYFRVVQPRIPMFMVAIDNLIKGVRIQNGREDKSLGDAETNTAYRACELDRTLSLLRNHKDDLTRVVVHLMPSLLNTLSQVISHVPTKKALNLAIYHVLDLCDEHSVNFLMGNLGPDLIELGRQVVQDHKTFHRYKGTV; encoded by the exons CGTCTCGGGACGACGTCGCCCACACCCTCGTCCGACTCGTCCACGTCGGGTGACTCGGATGGGATGGTCACACCCCCCTGGGTTGGGGGTTGTCCCGAAAGGGAGGCTGCGCCCTGCGCCCTAGAGTGCCAGCTCTTGGGCGGAGACGATCACCCATTGTGGCTGCGACCCCACTCGTTGGATCTGGACGATTTCACGCGGTTTCTCCGGGCCGCCCGCTCGCCGGGCGGTCTGAACGCCGATCTCGACTTGGCCCAGCATTACCCACGGGTGGCCCACTGGTTTCAGGGCCTGCGTTCGGCCTCGGAGGCCCAAGCCACGGCCGTACTGGAACATCTTGTGAAATTGCTGGGTCAAGCTCCGGGACCCGAGGCAGCGCTGGACGCCACTTGGGCCGCCGTGATGGCGGCTACTTGCGTCGACGTGGATCCGCCCCAGCATTCGCCGGATGTGACGCCCTTCCCCGCGGGTTGGACCTTCATTCCGCGCTCGAATCGTTGGGATTTTGACCGCATCTTGTTGTATGCCTTCCGGCGGTTGGCCAAAGTGCCCGGGTTTCAACCCGATCTCGAGCTCAAGCCCGGACTCAGCTGTTTGTCCTGGTTGCAAAGCCTGGTGCGCCATTTGCTCGTCCAGCACGATCCCCTGCCTCAAACGGCGGATTTGGCCGAATTTTTCGGCGTGCTCACCCGCATTCACCCGCAAGCCTTGGAGCCTAATAGCGGGGCTCTGGGTGCCTGGTTCATCTATAACAACGAAGGCCTCGACGCCCATGGCCTGATCCGCGATATCTTAAACGCGGCCCGTCAAACCCGACAAGTCCCCAAATTTGTGTCCAAGTTGATCATTGCCATGCTAGAACATCGGGCCATTCTCAAGTTCCCGGCCAGCCAGCCTCTCGTCTTGGACGAATTGAACGCCGTCATCCCGAAATTGCCGTTTGGCCAGATCTTGGACATCGGGCGCACTTTCAACTATCACTACGAACACGACATGCCCGCTTTGGCCGCGCCGGAGGAACCCGTTCATCAGGCCTTAGATGACTTGATGGCCTCGTTCTTCAAGCACATACCGGTCCTGGATCATCAAGTGCCTCGTCCCGTTTTGGACAAGGTGGTAAAAATGGTCCATCACACGGCCAAGGTCATGGCCGATTTCTCACTTCGATGCGATCATGGACTCTATCGCACTCCGTTAGCCGTCGTGTCGTTGGCCGTGCACTTGGCCCAttatcgagaaatcccatttccGAGCTTGATCACCGCCCAGAACGCTGAATACGTGGAATCACGTTTTTCCCACCAATATCCTTTCCTCGCTCAGCAGATGTATAGTCTCGTGCCAGGGACGAAACCTCGCATGGGGCccaaatcttggccatttcctgcCGTCATGCTATCCTCGCTCAAGAGTCTCCCACCAGGTTATCAGTTCTCTCATATAGTCAACAGTATCCGGAGCTACTTGAGTATGGAGCATCTGCCAAATTTCCATGGGGTGTTTGCCGAGGATGCCCGTCTTCAGAGTGCCTTGCTCATGGCTATTATTATCGATATGGCCGACAAACTGGACGTGGACGAGACTTGCTCCAATGTGCTCCGGCCATTGGTGCGGGGCAATTTTCGATTGCTGCTCGACTTTGAGGATCCCAATCACCCCGAGCTATTGAAAGCCATTAGCAAAAGctttggatttttggcccagTCCTTGTTTGCGGATGTGTCCAATCCCAATCTGGATTACCACTACTTCAAAGTACCCCTGACGGTCATGAAAGAGCTTGATCTGAGAAACCTCCACCCGACGATGAAATCGCTCGCATTCATCGTGAATTATCTTCTGGCCGCCACGTCTTGCTATCATGAAGCCACGATCTCAACCATCGTGAACCTGAGGCTGATTTGCGACGTGTTTACCACCCCGTTCGATGGTTTCAACCAGGCTGATGGGTTTGCGCTATTGTGGGAGTgtagcaaattcaaaatgcttggCCTAGAGTTAGAAACTCCGATTTGGGATAACTTTGCCAGAATTGTGAAGCTCTACATAAGTCGAATTCACTTGTACGCGGTCAAGTTTCCGGGGACTTTGGGACTCATCAAGAAATGTTGGGCATCGGTTCATTCCGAGGGAGACTATCGCCAACATCGTgtgtttgccattttcatgGACGAAATCGCCAAACCCATTCTTCATGGGGACGCCACTCATCCGGAAAAGGTTGGAATTTGCCGGGATCTGTTTGAGGAAGGCAAAGACAAACTTTTTGAGCTCTTGAAGGTGGCCTTGAAAGAGCGACAGAACACCCTGCTTCTGCAGATTGCCTCCACTCTATTGGGGGTTCATGCTAAACTGAATGACACCTCTATTCATCGCCAGGACAAATCAAAGATATTGAATATCATCCTGAGGTGGTCATTAGCGGACCAGCAGACGCCAATGCCCACCCGATTGTTGACCACCTTGTTCAAGAATCTGACATTCTATCGAGATATCTTTCCTTCACAGCTAGACAAAAACGTGTTTCGAAAGTTGGCACTGATGCAAGTAAATGTTTGGAGTGAAGGTTTTTGCGTGTGCAAGAAAGAAGCCTTCCCACACTTTGCCGAAATCGCGCAGTGCTATTTCGAAAACGTCCCCGCTGAGGATTGCATCCTGAAAGATTTGACCAGT AACGCTTCATGTTGTTATACCATGAAGTTCTGGCGTTGTTTCTTGCGGGCTCGGAAAAGCAAGGGAGTCACCGATTTAGGCAGGCCCATTCTCGAAGACCATCTCCTCAACCTGTACAAAAAAGCTCTGGCATGGAGTCCGCAGAGAGAGGTCATCCAACATCTGGTCTTTCTGTATGAAGATATCTCGAAAGCAGACGAG CCAATGGTCGGGAGCCATTTAGAGGCTAACTTTCTTCACCTTGTGGGCAATTCACACTACACTGAGAAATTTAGTTCCTATTGGTTGGAGATCAACCAGGTACTTTCGAATTTTGTACAGCGTCGCTATTTTCGAGTGGTTCAGCCCCGGATTCCTATGTTTATGGTAGCCATTGATAATCTTATCAAAGGGGTCCGTATTCAAAACGGACGCGAGGATAAGAGTCTAGGAGATGCGGAAACAAATACCGCTTACAGAGCTTGCGAATTGGATAG